The Macaca fascicularis isolate 582-1 chromosome 1, T2T-MFA8v1.1 genome includes a window with the following:
- the BMP8B gene encoding bone morphogenetic protein 8B isoform X3, with the protein MAALPGPLWLLGLALCALGGGGPGLRPPPGCPQRRLGERERRDVQREILSVLGLPGRPRPRVAPAASQLPASAPLFMLDLYHAMAGDDDKDDAPAERRLGRADLVMSFVNMGHSVDPGLAGLLGQRAPRSRQPFVVTFFRASPSPIRTPRAVRPLRRRQPKKTNELPQANRLPGIFDDVHGSHGRQVCRRHELYVSFQDLGWLDWVIAPQGYSAYYCEGECSFPLGSCMNATNHAILQSLVHLMTPDAVPKACCAPTKLSATSVLYYDSSNNVILRKHRNMVVKACGCH; encoded by the exons ATGGCCGCGCTTCCCGGCCCGCTCTGGCTGCTGGGCCTGGCGCTGTGCGCGCTGGGCGGGGGCGGCCCCGGCCTGCGACCCCCGCCTGGTTGTCCCCAGCGACGTCTGGGAGAGCGCGAGCGCCGGGACGTGCAGCGCGAGATCCTGTCGGTGCTCGGGCTGCCTGGGCGGCCCCGGCCCCGCGTGGCACCCGCCGCCTCCCAGCTGCCCGCGTCCGCGCCGCTCTTCATGCTGGACTTGTACCACGCCATGGCCGGCGACGACGACAAGGACGACGCGCCCGCGGAGCGGCGCCTGGGCCGCGCCGACCTGGTCATGAGCTTCGTCAACATGG GGCACAGCGTGGATCCTGGCCTGGCCGGCCTGCTGGGTCAACGGGCCCCGCGCTCCCGACAGCCTTTCGTGGTTACTTTCTTCAGGGCCAGTCCGAGTCCCATCCGCACCCCTCGGGCAGTGAGGCCACTGAGAAGGAGGCAGCCGAAGAAAACTAACGAGCTGCCGCAGGCCAACCGACTCCCAGGGATCTTTG ATGACGTCCACGGCTCCCACGGGCGGCAGGTCTGCCGTCGGCACGAGCTCTACGTCAGCTTCCAGGACCTTGGCTGGCTG GACTGGGTCATCGCCCCCCAAGGCTACTCGGCCTATTACTGTGAGGGGGAGTGCTCCTTCCCACTGGGCTCCTGCATGAACGCCACCAACCACGCCATCCTGCAGTCCCTG GTGCACCTGATGACACCAGATGCAGTCCCCAAGGCGTGCTGCGCGCCCACCAAGCTAAGCGCCACCTCTGTGCTCTACTATGACAGCAGCAACAACGTCATCCTGCGCAAGCACCGCAACATGGTGGTCAAGGCCTGCGGCTGCCACTGA
- the BMP8B gene encoding bone morphogenetic protein 8B isoform X2 translates to MAALPGPLWLLGLALCALGGGGPGLRPPPGCPQRRLGERERRDVQREILSVLGLPGRPRPRVAPAASQLPASAPLFMLDLYHAMAGDDDKDDAPAERRLGRADLVMSFVNMVERDHALGHWEPHWKEFRFDLTQIPDGEAVTAAEFRIYKVPSIHLLNRTLHVSMFQVVQEQANRESDLFFLDLQTLRAGDEGWLVLDVTAASDRWLLKRHKDLGLRLYVETEDGHSVDPGLAGLLGQRAPRSRQPFVVTFFRASPSPIRTPRAVRPLRRRQPKKTNELPQANRLPGIFDDVHGSHGRQVCRRHELYVSFQDLGWLVHLMTPDAVPKACCAPTKLSATSVLYYDSSNNVILRKHRNMVVKACGCH, encoded by the exons ATGGCCGCGCTTCCCGGCCCGCTCTGGCTGCTGGGCCTGGCGCTGTGCGCGCTGGGCGGGGGCGGCCCCGGCCTGCGACCCCCGCCTGGTTGTCCCCAGCGACGTCTGGGAGAGCGCGAGCGCCGGGACGTGCAGCGCGAGATCCTGTCGGTGCTCGGGCTGCCTGGGCGGCCCCGGCCCCGCGTGGCACCCGCCGCCTCCCAGCTGCCCGCGTCCGCGCCGCTCTTCATGCTGGACTTGTACCACGCCATGGCCGGCGACGACGACAAGGACGACGCGCCCGCGGAGCGGCGCCTGGGCCGCGCCGACCTGGTCATGAGCTTCGTCAACATGG TGGAGCGAGATCATGCCCTGGGCCACTGGGAGCCCCACTGGAAGGAGTTCCGCTTTGACCTGACCCAGATCCCGGATGGGGAGGCGGTCACAGCTGCGGAGTTCCGGATTTACAAGGTGCCCAGCATCCACCTGCTCAACAGGACCCTCCACGTCAGCATGTTCCAGGTGGTCCAGGAGCAGGCCAACAG GGAGTCTGACTTGTTCTTTTTGGATCTTCAGACGCTCCGAGCTGGGGACGAGGGCTGGCTGGTGCTGGACGTCACAGCAGCCAGTGACCGCTGGTTGCTGAAGCGTCACAAGGACCTGGGACTCCGCCTCTATGTGGAGACTGAGGACG GGCACAGCGTGGATCCTGGCCTGGCCGGCCTGCTGGGTCAACGGGCCCCGCGCTCCCGACAGCCTTTCGTGGTTACTTTCTTCAGGGCCAGTCCGAGTCCCATCCGCACCCCTCGGGCAGTGAGGCCACTGAGAAGGAGGCAGCCGAAGAAAACTAACGAGCTGCCGCAGGCCAACCGACTCCCAGGGATCTTTG ATGACGTCCACGGCTCCCACGGGCGGCAGGTCTGCCGTCGGCACGAGCTCTACGTCAGCTTCCAGGACCTTGGCTGGCTG GTGCACCTGATGACACCAGATGCAGTCCCCAAGGCGTGCTGCGCGCCCACCAAGCTAAGCGCCACCTCTGTGCTCTACTATGACAGCAGCAACAACGTCATCCTGCGCAAGCACCGCAACATGGTGGTCAAGGCCTGCGGCTGCCACTGA
- the BMP8B gene encoding bone morphogenetic protein 8B isoform X1 has protein sequence MAALPGPLWLLGLALCALGGGGPGLRPPPGCPQRRLGERERRDVQREILSVLGLPGRPRPRVAPAASQLPASAPLFMLDLYHAMAGDDDKDDAPAERRLGRADLVMSFVNMVERDHALGHWEPHWKEFRFDLTQIPDGEAVTAAEFRIYKVPSIHLLNRTLHVSMFQVVQEQANRESDLFFLDLQTLRAGDEGWLVLDVTAASDRWLLKRHKDLGLRLYVETEDGHSVDPGLAGLLGQRAPRSRQPFVVTFFRASPSPIRTPRAVRPLRRRQPKKTNELPQANRLPGIFDDVHGSHGRQVCRRHELYVSFQDLGWLDWVIAPQGYSAYYCEGECSFPLGSCMNATNHAILQSLVHLMTPDAVPKACCAPTKLSATSVLYYDSSNNVILRKHRNMVVKACGCH, from the exons ATGGCCGCGCTTCCCGGCCCGCTCTGGCTGCTGGGCCTGGCGCTGTGCGCGCTGGGCGGGGGCGGCCCCGGCCTGCGACCCCCGCCTGGTTGTCCCCAGCGACGTCTGGGAGAGCGCGAGCGCCGGGACGTGCAGCGCGAGATCCTGTCGGTGCTCGGGCTGCCTGGGCGGCCCCGGCCCCGCGTGGCACCCGCCGCCTCCCAGCTGCCCGCGTCCGCGCCGCTCTTCATGCTGGACTTGTACCACGCCATGGCCGGCGACGACGACAAGGACGACGCGCCCGCGGAGCGGCGCCTGGGCCGCGCCGACCTGGTCATGAGCTTCGTCAACATGG TGGAGCGAGATCATGCCCTGGGCCACTGGGAGCCCCACTGGAAGGAGTTCCGCTTTGACCTGACCCAGATCCCGGATGGGGAGGCGGTCACAGCTGCGGAGTTCCGGATTTACAAGGTGCCCAGCATCCACCTGCTCAACAGGACCCTCCACGTCAGCATGTTCCAGGTGGTCCAGGAGCAGGCCAACAG GGAGTCTGACTTGTTCTTTTTGGATCTTCAGACGCTCCGAGCTGGGGACGAGGGCTGGCTGGTGCTGGACGTCACAGCAGCCAGTGACCGCTGGTTGCTGAAGCGTCACAAGGACCTGGGACTCCGCCTCTATGTGGAGACTGAGGACG GGCACAGCGTGGATCCTGGCCTGGCCGGCCTGCTGGGTCAACGGGCCCCGCGCTCCCGACAGCCTTTCGTGGTTACTTTCTTCAGGGCCAGTCCGAGTCCCATCCGCACCCCTCGGGCAGTGAGGCCACTGAGAAGGAGGCAGCCGAAGAAAACTAACGAGCTGCCGCAGGCCAACCGACTCCCAGGGATCTTTG ATGACGTCCACGGCTCCCACGGGCGGCAGGTCTGCCGTCGGCACGAGCTCTACGTCAGCTTCCAGGACCTTGGCTGGCTG GACTGGGTCATCGCCCCCCAAGGCTACTCGGCCTATTACTGTGAGGGGGAGTGCTCCTTCCCACTGGGCTCCTGCATGAACGCCACCAACCACGCCATCCTGCAGTCCCTG GTGCACCTGATGACACCAGATGCAGTCCCCAAGGCGTGCTGCGCGCCCACCAAGCTAAGCGCCACCTCTGTGCTCTACTATGACAGCAGCAACAACGTCATCCTGCGCAAGCACCGCAACATGGTGGTCAAGGCCTGCGGCTGCCACTGA
- the OXCT2 gene encoding succinyl-CoA:3-ketoacid coenzyme A transferase 2, mitochondrial, which yields MAALRLLASALGRGVPARGSGLALSQGCARRFTTSPRPRAKFYTDPVEMVKDISDGATIMVGGFGLCGIPENLIAALLRTGVKDLQVVSSNVGVEDFGLGLLMASRQIRRIVCSYVGENTLCESQYLAGELELELTPQGTLAERIRAGGAGVPAFYTPTGYGTLVQEGGAPIRYTPDGHRAIMSQPREVREFQGDHFLLERAIRADFALVKGWKADRAGNVVFRGSARNFNVPMCKAADVTAVEVEEIVDVGTFPPEDIHVPNIYVDRVIKGQKYEKRIERLTIRKEEDGDAKIKEDARTRIIRRAALEFEDGMYANLGIGIPLMASNFISPSMTVHLHSENGILGLGPFPTEDEVDADVINAGKQTVTVLPGGCFFASDDSFAMIRGGHLHLTMLGAMQVSRYGDLANWMIPGKKVKGMGGAMDLVSSPKTRVVVTMEHCTKDNIPKIMEKCTMPLTGKQCVDRIITEKAVFDVHRKRGLTLTELWEGLTVDDIKKSTGCAFAVCPNLRPMQQVAP from the coding sequence ATGGCGGCGCTGCGGCTCCTGGCGTCGGCGCTCGGGCGCGGGGTTCCCGCCCGCGGCTCAGGGCTCGCGCTATCCCAGGGCTGCGCCCGCCGCTTTACCACCAGTCCCCGGCCCCGCGCCAAGTTCTACACGGACCCGGTGGAGATGGTGAAGGACATCTCTGACGGGGCGACCATCATGGTCGGGGGCTTCGGGCTCTGCGGGATCCCCGAGAACCTGATCGCCGCGCTGCTCAGGACCGGCGTGAAGGACTTGCAGGTGGTCAGCAGCAACGTGGGCGTGGAGGACTTCGGCCTGGGCCTCCTGATGGCCTCCAGGCAGATCCGCCGCATCGTCTGTTCCTACGTGGGCGAGAACACGCTGTGCGAGAGCCAGTACCTGGCAGgagagctggagctggagctcaCACCCCAGGGCACCCTGGCTGAGCGCATCCGCGCGGGGGGCGCCGGGGTACCCGCCTTCTACACCCCCACGGGCTACGGGACCCTGGTCCAGGAAGGGGGCGCCCCCATCCGCTACACCCCGGACGGCCACCGGGCTATCATGAGCCAGCCCCGAGAGGTGAGGGAGTTCCAAGGCGACCACTTCCTTTTGGAGCGCGCCATCCGGGCGGACTTCGCCCTGGTGAAAGGGTGGAAGGCCGACCGGGCAGGAAACGTGGTCTTCAGGGGGAGCGCCCGCAATTTCAACGTGCCCATGTGCAAAGCTGCAGACGTCACGGCGGTGGAGGTGGAAGAGATCGTGGACGTGGGGACTTTTCCCCCAGAAGACATCCACGTTCCAAACATTTATGTAGATCGTGTGATAAAGGGGCAGAAATACGAGAAACGAATTGAGCGCTTGACGATCCGGAAAGAGGAAGATGGAGACGCCAAAATCAAAGAGGACGCCAGGACGCGCATCATCAGACGCGCAGCTCTGGAATTTGAGGACGGCATGTACGCCAATCTGGGCATAGGCATCCCCCTGATGGCCAGCAACTTCATCAGCCCCAGCATGACCGTGCATCTTCACAGCGAGAACGGGATCCTGGGCCTGGGCCCGTTTCCCACGGAAGATGAGGTGGATGCCGACGTCATCAATGCAGGCAAACAGACCGTCACGGTGCTTCCCGGGGGCTGCTTCTTCGCCAGCGACGACTCCTTCGCCATGATCCGAGGGGGACACCTCCACCTAACCATGCTCGGAGCCATGCAGGTTTCCAGATACGGCGACCTGGCAAACTGGATGATCCCTGGcaagaaggtgaaaggcatgggCGGTGCCATGGACTTGGTGTCCAGTCCGAAGACCAGAGTGGTGGTCACCATGGAGCACTGCACAAAGGACAACATCCCTAAGATCATGGAGAAATGCACCATGCCACTGACCGGGAAGCAGTGCGTGGACCGCATCATCACTGAGAAGGCCGTGTTTGACGTGCACAGGAAGAGAGGGTTGACGCTGACGGAGCTCTGGGAGGGCCTGACCGTGGACGACATCAAAAAGAGCACGGGGTGTGCCTTTGCTGTGTGCCCGAACCTCAGGCCCATGCAGCAGGTGGCACCCTGA
- the BMP8B gene encoding bone morphogenetic protein 8B isoform X4, whose protein sequence is MAALPGPLWLLGLALCALGGGGPGLRPPPGCPQRRLGERERRDVQREILSVLGLPGRPRPRVAPAASQLPASAPLFMLDLYHAMAGDDDKDDAPAERRLGRADLVMSFVNMGHSVDPGLAGLLGQRAPRSRQPFVVTFFRASPSPIRTPRAVRPLRRRQPKKTNELPQANRLPGIFDDVHGSHGRQVCRRHELYVSFQDLGWLVHLMTPDAVPKACCAPTKLSATSVLYYDSSNNVILRKHRNMVVKACGCH, encoded by the exons ATGGCCGCGCTTCCCGGCCCGCTCTGGCTGCTGGGCCTGGCGCTGTGCGCGCTGGGCGGGGGCGGCCCCGGCCTGCGACCCCCGCCTGGTTGTCCCCAGCGACGTCTGGGAGAGCGCGAGCGCCGGGACGTGCAGCGCGAGATCCTGTCGGTGCTCGGGCTGCCTGGGCGGCCCCGGCCCCGCGTGGCACCCGCCGCCTCCCAGCTGCCCGCGTCCGCGCCGCTCTTCATGCTGGACTTGTACCACGCCATGGCCGGCGACGACGACAAGGACGACGCGCCCGCGGAGCGGCGCCTGGGCCGCGCCGACCTGGTCATGAGCTTCGTCAACATGG GGCACAGCGTGGATCCTGGCCTGGCCGGCCTGCTGGGTCAACGGGCCCCGCGCTCCCGACAGCCTTTCGTGGTTACTTTCTTCAGGGCCAGTCCGAGTCCCATCCGCACCCCTCGGGCAGTGAGGCCACTGAGAAGGAGGCAGCCGAAGAAAACTAACGAGCTGCCGCAGGCCAACCGACTCCCAGGGATCTTTG ATGACGTCCACGGCTCCCACGGGCGGCAGGTCTGCCGTCGGCACGAGCTCTACGTCAGCTTCCAGGACCTTGGCTGGCTG GTGCACCTGATGACACCAGATGCAGTCCCCAAGGCGTGCTGCGCGCCCACCAAGCTAAGCGCCACCTCTGTGCTCTACTATGACAGCAGCAACAACGTCATCCTGCGCAAGCACCGCAACATGGTGGTCAAGGCCTGCGGCTGCCACTGA